The genomic interval CGCCATAGCCGCTCCAGCAAAAGCGGGTTGCAATACGATTCCAAAATGCGGATAAAGTACACCTGCTGCAATAGGAATCAGCACAATATTATACACATAGGCGAAAAACAAATTTTCACGAATGTTTTTCAAAGTCGCATTGGCAATATCAAACACTTCCACGATTCCCCATAAATTTTCTTTCAACAACAAAACATCGCCCACTTCTTGTGCCAATTCTGTGGCTTGCGCAAAGGAGATTCCAAAGCTTGCACTTTTAAGTGCAAGTGCGTCATTAATCCCATCTCCGACGAAACAAACCGCGCCCTTTTGTGCGAGTTCCACAATCACATTTGCCTTTTCTTCAGGATTGACACCCGCAAAAAATTTTGAGATTCCAAGCGTTTGAGCAATTTTTGCAACACTTGCTTCATTGTCTCCACTTAAAATCACAGATTCTATTCCGCGTAATCTTAAAGCCTTAATCGTGGCTTTTGCATTTTCCTTAATGGAATCTTGCAAATAAAACAAAGCTAAAATCTCCTTTGAATCCCCAAGTGCAATACAATTTTCACGAGGAAAATCTCGTAATGTTGTTTTGCATAAGGATTCTACCCATTCTAATGAGCCCAAAGAATAAGACATTCCTTCAAAAACCGCCTGCACCCCTTTGCCAATCTCATAGGTTTTAGATTCCAAAGGAATTGGGGTAGAATCTTTGGCAAAATCCAAAATTGCCCGCGCAATAGGGTGAGGATTATTCTTTTGCATTGCGCAAGCAAGGCTAGAAACAAAATCATAAGAGAGAGTTTGAGATAAAATCTTGCAATCACAAATCACAATCTCTCCCTTGGTGAGTGTGCCTGTTTTGTCAAACACAATCGTTTTTACTTGTTTTGCCTTTTCATAAATATCTGGCGTTTTAATCAAAATCTCTGCTTTTTTTGCACGCATACTTGCACAAACAATCGCCAAAGGCACAGCGAGCCCAAGTGCGCAAGGACAAGAGATAACAAGCACGCAAGCGGCAATAGATAGTGCGAAAGCAAGATTACTCGTCCAAAAATACCAAAAAACAAAGCAAATAAGACTAAGAATCACGATACTTGGCACAAAAATGCTAGCAATTCTGTCTGCAAGTGCGCCAATAGGAGGCTTTTGCGCTTGTGAAAGCTCTAGTAAATCCAACATTTCATAAACAAAAAATTCATTAGAATCCTTGCTTGCTTCAATCACAATTTCGCCATTTAAAACTAAACTCCCGCCAATTACCTCCGCGCCTGCACCCAATGTTTTTGGTAACTCTTCGCCATTAATATGCGCACTGCTCACTTCTGCCTCCCCAGAGACTACTATGCCATCTAATGGAATCTTCTCACCACCTATAACCAAACATTGATTGCCCTTTTGAATCTTATCTATTGCAATCCATTGTGTCTGCTGCGATTCGTTTAGCAACCTTGCTTGCGTAGGCAAAAGTTTAGAGAGAATCTCTAGCTCATCACTTGCTTTTTTCTTTGCGCTTGATTTTAAGTATTCGCCCACCAACACAAAACAAATTACTGCACTACTGCCCTCAAAATAAAATCCACTCTCGCCACTTGCAAAAAGATACAGCGAATAAAGATAAGCCACGCTTGTGCCAAGTGCGATGAGGACATTCATATCTGCCGATTTTGTTTTAAAAAAGCTTTTTGCCCCTTGATAAAAAGGCAATCCGCAATAAAACTGCACAATGCTTGCTAGAATTAGCTGAACAACTCCGTTCCAATCAGTGTGGAATCCACCCATATGCAGAGAAAAAATCACCGCAAACAAGGGGATTGCTACCCATAATCTCCGCTTTAACCCCTTAATATAAGCGATTTCTTGCTCTTTAGAATCATCTAGGTTCGCAGGAAATCCATAAGAAGTAATTTGTTCAGTAATTTGCGTTTCTGAAATTTGCGTTTCATCATACGCAATTTTTGCCTTTCCGCTGATAGAATTAATCTTGATGTTTTTAATACTCGGAATCTTTTGTAAATTTTTCTCAATCGTAGAAGAACAGGCACTACAATGCATTCCACTGATATTTAATTTAATCATTTTCATACTTTGCCTTTATCATTTCTTTATATATAATTGATAAGTTTTAAAGCTTTAAAATTCTATAATTTCTACTTTTATTTTACACTTAAATATTTTATGTTTTCTTAAGGTA from Helicobacter ganmani carries:
- a CDS encoding heavy metal translocating P-type ATPase, translated to MKMIKLNISGMHCSACSSTIEKNLQKIPSIKNIKINSISGKAKIAYDETQISETQITEQITSYGFPANLDDSKEQEIAYIKGLKRRLWVAIPLFAVIFSLHMGGFHTDWNGVVQLILASIVQFYCGLPFYQGAKSFFKTKSADMNVLIALGTSVAYLYSLYLFASGESGFYFEGSSAVICFVLVGEYLKSSAKKKASDELEILSKLLPTQARLLNESQQTQWIAIDKIQKGNQCLVIGGEKIPLDGIVVSGEAEVSSAHINGEELPKTLGAGAEVIGGSLVLNGEIVIEASKDSNEFFVYEMLDLLELSQAQKPPIGALADRIASIFVPSIVILSLICFVFWYFWTSNLAFALSIAACVLVISCPCALGLAVPLAIVCASMRAKKAEILIKTPDIYEKAKQVKTIVFDKTGTLTKGEIVICDCKILSQTLSYDFVSSLACAMQKNNPHPIARAILDFAKDSTPIPLESKTYEIGKGVQAVFEGMSYSLGSLEWVESLCKTTLRDFPRENCIALGDSKEILALFYLQDSIKENAKATIKALRLRGIESVILSGDNEASVAKIAQTLGISKFFAGVNPEEKANVIVELAQKGAVCFVGDGINDALALKSASFGISFAQATELAQEVGDVLLLKENLWGIVEVFDIANATLKNIRENLFFAYVYNIVLIPIAAGVLYPHFGIVLQPAFAGAAMAFSSLSVVSNALRISRLRLENCV